ATGGAGGAAGCGACTAACGTCGAAACGGAGAAACGATTGAACGCTAGGAGGATGTTCCTCGCGGAGAAATGTGCCGAGGAGGGATTAGATCGACCTGGAAACGACTCTCTTCATAGGCCTAACGCTTGGGAGTTCCTTGTAAATAGAGAGTACCATTTGATATGGTGTAACGTGTTCAAAGCGGCATCTACGTCCTGGatgtacaatttcaatctcctcGCTGGGTAAACGATCGAATCTTACAATCTTCTTCCCTTACTCTACAATTACTCTCAGTTATTCGTTAAGATGAATATTTTCAGGTATAGCCCGCAATTTCTGAAGGCCTCGAAAGCTGTACCAGTTTCTTTGGCGAGGCAGAAATACCCCCGACATACAGCGGAAGAACTGAACAGGTTCTTAAACGACAGTATCAGCTTCCTAATCGTTAGACACCCGTTCGAACGACTGCTCAGCGCCTACAGAGACAAATTGGAGCATAGCTTACCGCATACGTTCCACAGCAATCTCGGAGCTCATATCGTGTGGCATTACAGATCCAGggtatttcattttctttctatcGCCTCTGTCCACTACTTTCTTTTCTTCGGCGTATATATGTTCAGATATCGTAACATCTAACGTACAATTATTTTCTCGTTCTAAAACGATCAGGATTCAAAAACAAACGGACGACGCGGTCCAAGGTATCC
Above is a genomic segment from Megachile rotundata isolate GNS110a chromosome 15, iyMegRotu1, whole genome shotgun sequence containing:
- the LOC100883624 gene encoding carbohydrate sulfotransferase 11 isoform X2, whose amino-acid sequence is MEEATNVETEKRLNARRMFLAEKCAEEGLDRPGNDSLHRPNAWEFLVNREYHLIWCNVFKAASTSWMYNFNLLAGYSPQFLKASKAVPVSLARQKYPRHTAEELNRFLNDSISFLIVRHPFERLLSAYRDKLEHSLPHTFHSNLGAHIVWHYRSRDSKTNGRRGPRYPLFEEFVRWLLCQWKAGNELDMHWTPVVNFCTPCQVRFDVIAKFETLHEDQDYLIKQARVGHIVKPEWKNPTRGVQTKDVIKNYFTQLSKSQIKHLYEMFRYDFVLFGYSPDDYIALGTDEDTALICKK